GCTTCACCTGGTTATTGCCCTGCTGGGCCGCGAGCGCTGTCTGGAGCGCGTGGCCCGCGTGCGGAACGCCCTGGCGGAGAGGAGATGAGACGATGACACTGTACGTGTATAACTCGCTGACCCGACGTAAAGAGCCTTTCGTCCCTTTGCACGAGGGGAAAGTGGGCATATATGTCTGCGGCCCGACGGTCTACGGCCATGCGCATCTGGGACACGCCAAGAGCTATGTGTCCTTTGACGTGGTGGTGCGCTACCTGCGCTATCTGGGCTATCAGGTGCGCTACGTGCAGAACATCACCGACGTCGGGCATTTGACCGATGACGCGGACGCCGGCGAGGATAAAATCCTGAAAAAGGCGCGGCTGGAGCGGTTGGAGCCGATGGAGCTGGTGGAGATTTACACCCGCTCCTATTTCGAGGACATGGACGCCATGAACGTCCTGCGGCCCAATATCTCGCCGCGCGCCACTTGCCACATCCCGGAAATGATCGAGCTGGTGCGCACCCTGCTGGAAAAGGGGCACGCCTATGAGGTGAACGGCTCGGTCTATTTCTCGGTGGAGACCTTCCCGGAGTACGGCAAGCTTTCGGGCCGGCGTATTGAGGAGCTGGTCGAGGCCGTGCGCATCGAGGCCAACCCCGAGAAGCGGCACCCGGCCGACTTTGCCCTCTGGAAGCGCGCCGAGCCAGGCCATATCCTGCGCTGGCCCAGCCCCTGGGGGTGGGGCTATCCGGGCTGGCATATCGAGTGCTCGGTCATGTCCACCAAGTACCTGGGCCAGCCGTTCGATATCCACGGCGGCGGGCTGGAGAACCAGTTCCCCCATCACGAATGCGAGATCGCGCAGTCGGAGGCGGCCGCCGGCGTGCCCTTCGCCCGTTACTGGCTCCATAACAACATGGTCACCGTCAACGGCGTCAAGATGGGCAAATCGCTGGGCAACTTCGTCACGCTCAAAGAGGCGTTTCAGCGTTATTCGCCGCTGGCGGTGCGCTTCTTCGTGCTGAGCAGTCATTACCGCTCGCCGCTGGACTTCTCCGAGCCGGCGCTGGAGGCCGCCGAGCGCGGGCTGGAGCGCCTGCA
The DNA window shown above is from Anaerolineae bacterium and carries:
- a CDS encoding cysteine--tRNA ligase; this encodes MTLYVYNSLTRRKEPFVPLHEGKVGIYVCGPTVYGHAHLGHAKSYVSFDVVVRYLRYLGYQVRYVQNITDVGHLTDDADAGEDKILKKARLERLEPMELVEIYTRSYFEDMDAMNVLRPNISPRATCHIPEMIELVRTLLEKGHAYEVNGSVYFSVETFPEYGKLSGRRIEELVEAVRIEANPEKRHPADFALWKRAEPGHILRWPSPWGWGYPGWHIECSVMSTKYLGQPFDIHGGGLENQFPHHECEIAQSEAAAGVPFARYWLHNNMVTVNGVKMGKSLGNFVTLKEAFQRYSPLAVRFFVLSSHYRSPLDFSEPALEAAERGLERLHIAVKLVRDALARAGQPTDDPDPEVVRVLEEHTARFLEAMDDDFGTPQALAALFELTRETNTWINTGRPLSAASLAAINQTYNELAGDVLGLLPAKFEEAAGADLTGQLVQLLIELRQEARQAKDYARADRIRQRLNEMGIILEDGPEGTRWRMR